The following DNA comes from Planctomycetota bacterium.
GTCGAGCACCGCCCCATAAACCCTCGCCACTGCGTCGGCGGCGTCTTGCCAGCGCATTTGGCGGACTTCGAGGGAGCCGCGGTCACTTAAGTCGGCCGCGAGCTTGTCGTCGTGGAGGACGTCGATCATCTTCGTGGCCAGGTCGTCGTCGTCCCAGAAGTCGGCGACCAGGACGTTCTCGACCTTTTCGCTCAGGCCGCTTTGGTTGGAGATGATCGTCGGGACGCCGTGGCTCATGGCTTCGAGGCCGACGAGGCCGAAGGGTTCGCTGCGGCTGGGCATGACGAACAGGTCGGCCGAAGCGAAAAGCCTGGCGACGTCGTCGGAACGCAGGTGGCCGGCGA
Coding sequences within:
- a CDS encoding glycosyltransferase family 4 protein, with the translated sequence AGHLRSDDVARLFASADLFVMPSRSEPFGLVGLEAMSHGVPTIISNQSGLSEKVENVLVADFWDDDDLATKMIDVLHDDKLAADLSDRGSLEVRQMRWQDAADAVARVYGAVLDNEA